The following proteins are encoded in a genomic region of Serinus canaria isolate serCan28SL12 chromosome 15, serCan2020, whole genome shotgun sequence:
- the RILPL1 gene encoding RILP-like protein 1 isoform X2 translates to MDGGGGGVPPALEKNAAELTVMDVYDIASAVGQEFERVIDQHGCEAIARLMPKVVRVLEILEVLVSRNHINPEMEELRLELDRLRLERMDRIEKERKHQKELELVEDVWRGEAQDLLTQIAQLQEENKQLMTNLSHKDINFTEEEFQKHEGMSERERQVMKKLKEVVDKQRDEIRAKDRELGLKNEDVEALQQQQNRLMKINHDLRHRITVVEAQGKALIEQKVELEAYLQTKEQEMGNLRAELGKLREKLQGEDSQASQNGEEVKAEPNNEDCLSEAEKMAMDLKDPNRPRFTLQELRDVLHERNELKSRVFLLQEELLYYKSEEMEEETRSPQPTPIIQPKPSTQPESGIKRLIFTAIMPMVAAGLIPDDPTLQPIRRLVSLVGIF, encoded by the exons ATggacggcggcggcggcggggtGCCGCCCGCCCTGGAGAAGAACGCGGCGGAGCTGACGGTCATGGACGTGTACGACATCGCCTCGGCCGTGGGGCAGGAGTTTGAGCGGGTGATCGATCAGCACGGCTGCGAGGCCATCGCCCGCCTCATGCCCAAGGTGGTGCGGGTGCTGGAGatcctggaggtgctggtgagCCGCAACCACATCAACCCCGAGATGGAGGAGCTGCGCCTGGAGCTCGACCGCCTGCGCCTGGAGAGGATGGACCGCATCGAGAAGGAGAGGAAGCACCAGAAG GAATTAGAACTGGTGGAGGATGTCTGGAGAGGGGAAGCACAGGATCTTCTTACCCAAattgcacagctccaggaggagaATAAACAACTGATGACAAACTTGTCTCACAAAGACATTAATTTCACAGAAGAGGAATTTCAGAAGCATGAAG GGATGTCAGAGAGAGAGCGGCAAGTCATGAAGAAGCTGAAGGAAGTGGTAGATAAACAGAGAGATGAAATCAGGGCAAAGGACCGGGAACTCGGACTCAAAAATGAGGATGTAGAGGCT ctgcagcagcagcagaacaggttGATGAAGATTAACCACGACCTGAGGCACCGCATCACTGTGGTTGAGGCCCAGGGGAAGGCGCTGATCGAGCAGAAGGTGGAGCTGGAAGCGTATCTGCAAAccaaggagcaggagatgggcaacctgagagcagagctgggcaagctcagagaaaagctgcagggTGAGGACAGCCAGGCCAGCCAAAATGGGGAGGAAGTAAAG GCAGAACCAAACAATGAAGATTGTCTCTCTGAGGCAGAGAAGATGGCAATGGACTTGAAAGATCCCAATCGTCCAAGATtcaccctgcaggagctccGGGATGTCCTTCACGAGAGGAATGAACTGAAATCCAGAGTGTTTTTGCTTCAAGAGGAGCTTTTATATTACAAAAG tgaggaaatggaagaagaaaCTAGATCCCCACAGCCTACACCCATAATTCAGCCAAAACCCTCAACTCAGCCTGAATCTGGAATCAAACGACT